In Terriglobia bacterium, the genomic stretch TATCGAACTTCGGGGTTTCTCCGAAGATCATCAAATCGGTCGTTCTTCGTGATCGCCGAAGTCCCGATTCCGAAACCGCCGTGTTAAGATCGGCCCAGAATGTCTCTTGAATTCGGATGGGATCCGAAGAAGGCGAAAGAGAATCTATCAAAGCACGTCGTTTCCTTTGAGGAGGGGATGACGGTATTCGCAGACCCACTGGCAAAGATCTTCAAGGATGAAGACCACTCGCACGCCGAACATCGTGAAATAATTATTGGACATTCAGCAAGAG encodes the following:
- a CDS encoding BrnT family toxin encodes the protein MSLEFGWDPKKAKENLSKHVVSFEEGMTVFADPLAKIFKDEDHSHAEHREIIIGHSARERLLLVSFAAEGTRVRIISARKATATERRDYEENT